A single genomic interval of Bradyrhizobium sp. sBnM-33 harbors:
- a CDS encoding aldehyde dehydrogenase family protein, whose protein sequence is MVNRMQFYIDGAWVDPVVKKSTPVINPATEEAMYEVALGSKADLDKAVAAAKRAFVTYSQTSREERVALLEKIIAIYKGRMKEIGAAVSDEMGAPLPMAEKLQAGAGLGHIMSTLEVLKNYHFEETLPSAVVVREPLGVVGMITPWNWPLNQIACKVAPALAAGCTMILKPSEFTPTSALIFAEILHEAGVPKGVFNLLNGLGPEVGAAMAEHPDIDMISFTGSTRAGVDVAKRAAPTVKRVSQELGGKSPNVILEGADLTKAVTGGVMHMFNNSGQSCNAPSRMIVPLSKMKEVAAIAKGVADKTKAGDPRAEGTTIGPVVNRGQWDKIQALIKKGIDEGATLVAGGPGLPEGVNKGFYVRPTIFADVTNEMTIAREEIFGPVLTIIGAKDEADAVRIANDTPYGLAGYVTGDTVESARRVARQIRAGNVNLQGVPNDRTAPFGGYKQSGNGREWGKYGLEEYLEVKAVAGYNAA, encoded by the coding sequence ATGGTCAATCGCATGCAGTTCTACATCGATGGCGCCTGGGTTGATCCCGTCGTCAAGAAATCCACCCCGGTCATCAATCCGGCGACCGAAGAAGCGATGTATGAAGTTGCGCTCGGCTCCAAGGCCGACCTCGACAAGGCCGTTGCCGCCGCCAAGCGCGCCTTCGTGACCTATTCGCAGACCAGCCGCGAGGAGCGCGTCGCGCTGCTGGAAAAGATCATCGCGATCTACAAGGGCCGCATGAAGGAGATCGGCGCGGCTGTCTCGGACGAGATGGGCGCGCCGCTCCCGATGGCGGAAAAGCTGCAGGCCGGTGCTGGCTTGGGCCACATCATGTCGACGCTGGAAGTGTTGAAGAACTATCATTTCGAAGAGACGCTCCCCTCGGCCGTGGTCGTGCGCGAGCCGCTCGGCGTCGTCGGCATGATCACGCCATGGAACTGGCCGCTCAACCAGATCGCCTGCAAAGTCGCGCCCGCGCTCGCCGCCGGCTGCACCATGATCCTGAAGCCCTCGGAATTCACCCCGACCTCGGCGCTGATCTTCGCCGAAATCCTGCATGAAGCGGGCGTGCCGAAGGGCGTGTTCAACCTGCTCAACGGCCTTGGCCCCGAAGTCGGCGCCGCGATGGCCGAGCATCCCGACATCGACATGATCTCGTTCACCGGCTCGACCCGCGCCGGCGTCGACGTCGCCAAACGCGCCGCACCGACCGTGAAGCGCGTCAGCCAGGAATTGGGTGGCAAGTCGCCGAACGTCATCCTCGAAGGCGCCGACCTCACCAAGGCCGTCACCGGTGGTGTGATGCACATGTTCAACAACTCCGGACAATCGTGCAACGCGCCGTCGCGTATGATCGTGCCGCTGTCGAAGATGAAGGAGGTCGCCGCCATCGCCAAGGGTGTCGCCGACAAGACCAAGGCCGGCGATCCCCGCGCCGAGGGCACCACCATCGGCCCGGTGGTCAACCGCGGCCAGTGGGACAAGATCCAGGCGCTGATCAAGAAGGGCATCGATGAAGGCGCCACGCTGGTTGCCGGCGGTCCCGGTCTCCCCGAGGGCGTCAACAAGGGCTTCTACGTTCGCCCGACCATCTTCGCCGACGTCACCAACGAGATGACGATTGCGCGGGAGGAAATCTTCGGACCGGTGCTAACCATCATCGGCGCCAAGGATGAAGCCGATGCGGTGCGCATCGCCAACGATACACCCTATGGTCTCGCCGGTTATGTCACGGGCGATACGGTCGAAAGCGCGCGCCGGGTGGCGCGCCAGATCCGCGCCGGCAACGTCAATCTGCAGGGCGTGCCGAACGATCGCACCGCGCCGTTCGGCGGCTACAAGCAGTCCGGCAACGGCCGCGAGTGGGGCAAGTACGGCCTCGAGGAATATCTCGAGGTGAAGGCTGTCGCCGGCTACAACGCGGCGTAA
- a CDS encoding transketolase, whose protein sequence is MPIEPARLEMLTALARKVLWLSSWTIHHANHVRPNVDGLKVGGHQASSASLANIMSALYFSVLRPQDRVAVKPHASPVFHAIQYLFGQQTREKLENFRGYKGAQSYPSRTKDADDVDFSTGSVGLGVAQTLFSSLVQDYVTAHGWMKDRPEGRMIALVGDAEMDEGNIFEALLEGWKHALRNTWWVVDYNRQSLDAVVREGLWAKFETMFRNFGWEVVIVKYGRLMQAAFAEPGGEALRRWIDNCPNQMYAALCFQGGAAFRRHLQDDIGDQGQVSQLIDRRSDDELLALMSNLGGHDMASMIEAFESIDHDRPVCFIAYTIKGVGLPMQGHKDNHAGLMTVAQMEKWRAAQNIRSGHEWDKFEGLSQPPAELEAFLAAAPFNQEGRRRLTAPVIEVPERLTFKPAVQMSTQQGFGLVLNELARGDSELAARIVTASPDVTVSTNLGAWVNRRGLFAKAENHDLFRQEKIPSAYTWEFSPKGQHIELGIAEMNLFIMLSALGLSHQINGERLLPVGTLYDPFIERGLDALNYACYQDARFMVVATPSGITLAPEGGAHQSIATPLIGMAQDGLASFEPAFVDELAVIMGWGFRHMQREDGEGGSVYLRLSTRTVDQPQRIMTPALQSDITEGAYWMRQPGPNCDLVIVNTGAVAPEAIEAVGFIGESHRDVGLLAVTSADRLHAGWSAARNLRRDRRGVQHLSHIEKLLAPLSRDCGLVTVIDGHPAALGWLGSVRGHRAEALGVEQFGQTGTIGDLYRHYGIDANAIIDAAESLTVGAPVRHRKMAV, encoded by the coding sequence ATGCCGATCGAGCCCGCACGCCTGGAAATGCTAACCGCGCTGGCGCGCAAGGTGTTGTGGTTGTCGTCATGGACCATCCATCACGCCAATCACGTCAGGCCCAACGTCGATGGCTTAAAGGTCGGCGGCCATCAGGCATCATCCGCCTCGCTCGCCAACATCATGTCGGCCCTGTACTTCTCGGTGCTGCGTCCGCAGGACCGCGTCGCGGTGAAGCCGCATGCAAGCCCGGTGTTCCACGCCATCCAGTATCTGTTCGGCCAGCAGACCCGCGAGAAGCTTGAAAATTTTCGCGGCTACAAGGGCGCGCAATCCTATCCGTCGCGCACCAAGGATGCCGACGACGTCGATTTCTCGACCGGCTCGGTCGGCCTCGGCGTCGCGCAAACGCTGTTCTCGTCGCTGGTGCAGGATTACGTCACCGCGCATGGCTGGATGAAGGATCGGCCCGAGGGTCGCATGATTGCGCTCGTCGGCGACGCCGAGATGGACGAAGGCAACATTTTTGAGGCACTGCTCGAGGGCTGGAAGCATGCGCTGCGGAACACCTGGTGGGTGGTCGATTACAACCGCCAGAGCCTCGATGCGGTCGTCCGCGAAGGGCTGTGGGCGAAGTTCGAGACGATGTTTCGCAATTTCGGCTGGGAAGTCGTGATCGTGAAATACGGCCGCCTGATGCAGGCGGCGTTCGCCGAGCCCGGCGGGGAAGCCTTGCGGCGCTGGATCGACAATTGCCCGAACCAGATGTATGCGGCGCTGTGCTTCCAGGGCGGCGCGGCGTTCCGAAGACATCTGCAGGACGACATCGGCGATCAGGGGCAGGTCTCGCAACTGATCGACCGCCGCAGCGACGACGAGTTGCTGGCGCTGATGTCCAATCTCGGCGGCCACGACATGGCCAGCATGATCGAGGCATTTGAATCGATCGATCACGATCGGCCCGTCTGCTTTATCGCCTACACCATCAAAGGCGTCGGCCTGCCAATGCAGGGCCACAAGGACAACCACGCGGGGCTGATGACGGTCGCGCAGATGGAGAAGTGGCGCGCCGCGCAGAACATCCGATCCGGCCATGAATGGGACAAGTTCGAAGGGCTGTCGCAGCCGCCGGCCGAGCTCGAAGCTTTTTTGGCGGCAGCGCCCTTCAACCAGGAAGGCCGCCGCCGGCTGACCGCGCCGGTGATCGAAGTGCCCGAGCGGCTTACCTTCAAGCCGGCGGTGCAGATGTCGACGCAGCAGGGCTTTGGGCTGGTGCTCAATGAACTCGCGCGAGGCGATAGCGAACTGGCCGCGCGGATCGTTACCGCATCGCCTGACGTCACCGTCTCGACCAATCTCGGCGCTTGGGTCAACCGCCGCGGGCTGTTCGCCAAAGCGGAAAACCACGACCTGTTCCGGCAGGAGAAGATCCCGTCTGCCTATACCTGGGAATTCTCGCCGAAGGGACAGCACATCGAACTCGGTATCGCCGAGATGAATCTGTTCATCATGCTCTCGGCGCTCGGGCTGTCGCATCAGATCAACGGCGAGCGGCTGCTGCCGGTCGGCACGCTGTACGATCCTTTCATCGAGCGCGGCCTCGATGCGCTGAACTATGCCTGTTATCAGGACGCGCGCTTCATGGTGGTGGCGACGCCATCCGGCATCACGCTGGCGCCGGAAGGCGGCGCGCATCAGTCGATCGCGACACCTTTGATTGGCATGGCGCAGGACGGGCTGGCCTCGTTCGAACCGGCGTTCGTCGATGAACTTGCCGTGATCATGGGGTGGGGCTTCCGCCACATGCAGCGTGAAGACGGCGAGGGCGGTTCGGTCTATCTGCGGCTGTCGACCCGCACGGTCGACCAGCCGCAGCGCATCATGACGCCTGCCCTGCAGAGCGATATTACCGAGGGCGCCTATTGGATGCGCCAGCCGGGGCCAAACTGCGATCTCGTGATCGTCAATACCGGCGCGGTCGCGCCGGAGGCGATCGAGGCGGTTGGCTTCATCGGCGAAAGCCACCGCGATGTCGGTTTACTGGCGGTAACCTCCGCGGACCGGCTGCATGCGGGTTGGTCCGCCGCGCGGAACTTGCGGCGCGACCGCCGGGGCGTGCAGCACCTCAGCCATATCGAAAAATTGCTGGCGCCGCTGTCGCGGGATTGTGGCCTCGTCACCGTCATTGACGGCCATCCGGCCGCGCTCGGCTGGCTCGGCAGCGTCCGCGGCCACCGCGCTGAAGCGCTCGGCGTCGAGCAGTTCGGCCAGACCGGCACGATCGGCGACCTCTACCGCCACTACGGCATCGACGCCAACGCCATCATTGATGCTGCCGAAAGCCTCACGGTGGGCGCGCCGGTGCGGCATCGGAAGATGGCGGTGTGA
- a CDS encoding Lrp/AsnC family transcriptional regulator, with protein MISLDAIDRKILSLLQSDSRMTMQELADRVGLSVSPCHRRVKLLEERGVITRYIATVDQKSLGLHVSVFISIKLARQKEEDLNRFAKAISKWDEVLECYLMTGNRDYLLRVVAADLSSYEAFLKNKLTRLDGIASIESSFALSQVKYSIALPV; from the coding sequence ATGATCTCCCTCGACGCCATCGATCGCAAAATCCTCAGCCTATTGCAATCCGACAGCCGCATGACCATGCAGGAGCTCGCCGACAGGGTCGGCCTGTCCGTGTCGCCCTGCCATCGCCGCGTCAAGCTTCTGGAAGAACGCGGCGTCATCACCCGCTACATCGCAACCGTCGACCAGAAATCGCTCGGGCTCCATGTCAGCGTCTTTATCTCGATCAAGTTGGCACGGCAGAAGGAGGAAGACCTCAACCGCTTTGCCAAAGCGATCTCGAAATGGGACGAGGTGCTGGAGTGCTATCTGATGACCGGTAATCGCGATTACCTGTTGCGCGTGGTCGCCGCCGACCTCTCCTCCTATGAAGCGTTCCTGAAGAACAAGCTGACGCGGCTCGACGGCATCGCGTCCATTGAGTCGAGCTTTGCGCTGAGCCAGGTGAAGTACTCGATCGCGCTGCCGGTGTGA
- a CDS encoding LysR family transcriptional regulator, whose protein sequence is MYQTRYIELERLDDLEAFLAVIEKGSQAAASRHLRRPLQSLNRSLMALEGALGVELVKRTTRRSEPTEAGRVFYERIKPAVAEIIEARAEAANLRGEILGPLKLGAPVLFASSYVAPIVSRFLKLYPNLDVELRASDEQVDLVAEGLDIAVRIGESADESLIARRLHTLRVVVVGAPSYFAEHGQPQRPGDLEQHACILRAGAEVIDKWPFRIDGRLQSIRVHGRFRSNSAASIRAAAREGTGLARLPLWQIGDLVAQGALTIVLPEFEAEGMQIQLVWPPTRAPLERVRRFSDFLASSLKADLL, encoded by the coding sequence GTGTATCAGACGCGGTATATCGAATTGGAACGGTTGGACGATCTCGAAGCCTTCCTGGCGGTCATCGAGAAGGGCAGCCAGGCGGCGGCCTCGCGTCATCTTCGGCGCCCGTTGCAATCCCTCAACCGGTCGCTGATGGCGCTGGAAGGCGCGCTCGGCGTCGAACTCGTGAAACGGACCACGCGGCGTTCGGAGCCAACTGAGGCCGGGCGGGTGTTCTACGAACGCATCAAGCCGGCGGTTGCAGAAATCATCGAGGCACGGGCCGAGGCAGCCAATCTGCGCGGCGAAATTCTCGGGCCGTTGAAACTCGGTGCGCCGGTCCTGTTTGCATCGTCCTACGTGGCGCCGATCGTCAGCCGTTTTCTAAAACTCTATCCCAACCTGGATGTCGAGCTTCGCGCCTCCGACGAGCAGGTTGATCTCGTTGCGGAGGGCCTCGATATTGCCGTGCGGATCGGCGAGTCCGCCGATGAATCCCTGATCGCGCGCCGATTGCATACGCTGCGCGTGGTCGTCGTTGGCGCGCCGTCTTATTTCGCCGAACATGGCCAGCCGCAGCGTCCAGGCGATCTCGAGCAGCACGCCTGCATCTTGCGGGCTGGCGCCGAGGTGATCGACAAATGGCCGTTTCGGATCGACGGCCGGCTGCAGTCGATCAGGGTGCACGGCCGCTTTCGTTCTAACAGCGCCGCTTCGATCCGCGCCGCCGCGCGCGAAGGCACAGGCCTCGCCCGGCTGCCGCTATGGCAGATCGGCGATCTCGTCGCGCAGGGTGCGCTCACGATCGTTCTGCCGGAATTTGAAGCCGAGGGAATGCAGATCCAACTGGTCTGGCCGCCGACACGGGCGCCGCTGGAACGCGTCCGGCGATTCTCGGATTTTCTGGCGAGCAGCCTGAAGGCCGATCTACTCTAG